The segment TTTGCAGGTCGTCAGCGTCATCTACAAGAAGCGACGCCGCTCGAGCTGACCCTGTTCCGGACGATCAGGAATCCGAGGGAAACCGCAGGAAACCCAGGGGAAGGAGTGCTCCCGCTGCTGCGGGGCAAACCAGTGCTCGCAGGGGCAGACGAAGGTAACAATTTTGATAACTAATGATTTcgattaattttgacattGATAATTTGTTCAGCGGAAAAGTTCAACATGAAGGAGTTCAACTCGATGACGACGAGCACCCTGAGCCTGCAGAGGTCGTGAGAGATCCGGCGCGCCGCCGAACATCGCGCCGCATTTCAAGCCGGTTtgttaataataatctttaatttttaacatcattttattcaaattttttccagtttgtCAGCTGCCTCATCTGTCAACACTTCCGATACCAGCCTGGGAGGTGTGGCCGACGCGGGTCCAGTTGTCGCTGCTGACGTCCAGGTCGTCCAGGCTCCTGGCGGCCCTGGCGGCCCAGGTGGCCCTGGCGGCTCAGATGACCCTGGCGACTCtggcggcgacgacgacaaCGGTGGACCTGCTGATGCCGCTGACGGAAGTGAGGGTGAAGCCGCTACACCAGTTTTGACGCCTGAAGACCAGCAAGATGCGAACTTTGAGCCACCTGAGTGGGTGCGGAGACAAGTTGGGCTCCCAATTCCTAGAGCTCCAACTGTTCCCATCGTGAtccaggtattttttttattgtaaactgTTTGCAGCTACTTTGAACAAACTTGAATTTCAGCAGGACAACCACGACTACCACCCTGACCCGCGGCGGCCAGCTCAACCTCCAAGAGGTCTCCGAGGGGAGCGAGACATCCGCAATTACAACAGGGCAGTTCGCGAGGGCACTTACAACGCAGCGCGAGGACCGCTGCCCGACAACGTCCAAAGATTTCCGCTCGGGACCTTTGGCGGTGACCCCGACAACGACGGCGGGATCTACAGGTGCCGCCACTGCCGGGCTTGGTTCTTCCCAGCAGAACTCACTCCTGATGACATCGCACGAGGTCTGTACACTTGCTGCACGAGGGGAAAGGTTCCCATTCTTCCCGCTGAAGATTATCCTGAAGAGTTGGTGTTTGTGCTTCGAGATCACAAAAGACACGTCCGCACCATCAACCTTTTGGtgagtttatatttatattactgatattgaaaaattttatcaatcgCAACCTGAAATAACTTACCTGAAATCACCTGAaaagaaagttaaaataaaattagcgaACATTATaattgagaattaaaaaactaattttgcaCTATTGACCTGAAGTTATTTTCGCCaaacctgaaaattgaaatattttaattattcgtgTCTTCATCATTGCCTTTGCTCTTTGTTGCTTTCAGATCGCCCCTGCTCAGTTCGAGGCCAAACGCGTGCAATTCCCAACGACACCAGGAAGACGCGCGCCAAATATCTACAAAATCCACGGCCAGACGCACGCCTACCTGCCACCGCTCGATCCCAGGCCAGCGGCGAACGAGGCGGGCACCGCAGCAGGCGGACGACCGGGAGTCCAGCAGCGCCGCAACTGCCAGCTGATTGGCTTTGTCACCCCCCAGAGGGTGGCTGAGCAGGTGGTCGGAGGTTTGACGCACCAAAAACCGCCAGAAGATGTCGTCGCCACAATCGTCGAGTACATGGAAGAAAACAATCCCTACTTCAAGATGTTCTCCCTGGCGCACATGTACATCGACGAAGAACTGAGGAACAACGGTACCGTGGGAGAAGTCACCATCGTCTTCAAGAATCCCAACAGAGACAAGGTCACCTTGCGCCACAACACCCACGCGCTGCCGGCAGAAGAGAACGAGGTGGCGGCACTCTTCGCGGCAGGTGGTGAGCCAGACGGTATGAACACCTTCGTCGTCAAAGATGGACAGCGAGTGCGCCTGAAGCCGACCGACCCGAACCGCGACGCCCTCGTCTACCCGTTGATGTACCCCAAAGGAGTCGTCGGTTGGCACCCGAACATCCAGCACGTCGGACCCAACGTCACCGCCACAAGAAATCGCGTCACGATGAACGAGTTCTACAAGTAAGTTTAATCCAATTCATCCATGAAAAACCACTAATGAAAAACTTTTCAGGTTCAAGATGTACCGGCGACGTCCTCTGCAGGTTGAGCTGAACTGCGGGACCCTGACGCAGCAATTCGTCATCGACCAGTGGGTCCGCATCAACCAGAACCGTTTCAGCTTCCTCGAGTACGGCTTGGACCAAGAGCTCATGTTTGCCTCAAGGAGGGACTTGGTGGAGTACATGGAGAAGATCGCGGACGACATGAGTTACGAGGTCGGCAGATCCGTCGTCCTGCCGAGGAGCTTCCAGTACGGGGACGAGGCGATGAAGACTCTGTTCCAACATGCCATTGCTTCCATCAAGGTAAATtacgataaacaatttgcaaattcgtttaaaattcaataattttcgatataaacttgaaaaaacctgaaaaaatttgtccaaTACTTATACAAACCTGAcgaaatgctaagctgaaaagaaaaacattaattaaaacacttttCTTATGTTCCAGAGAACCGGTGTTCCCACTTTCTTCGTCACGATGACGGCCAACCCACGCGAGCTGGAGTTTGACGACATCCCAGGCTTCGACTCCAATGACGGCTCCCTCAACAGCGACATCGTGTGCCGGGCATTCTGGGCCAAAGTGCTGAAGCTGAAGAAGATGCTGCTGGACGATCAGGTAATGGGACACGTCACTAATTACATCTTTGTTACAGAATTCCAGAAACGAGGACTTCCCCACATCCATCTCATCCTGACGACCAGCTCACCGGTGAGTTTTAAGTCAAAACCTGAACttgaatttagttttaattctttgCTTCCATGTCTGTTTCAGTTGGTCAACCCTGGTGACGTCGATGCCTACGTGTCCACCTCCATCCCTGACGAACACCGCGACCCTGAACTTCATGACACCGTGAAGAGATATATGCTGCATCGGTGCACCTACCTCTGTGCTGGCGGCAGAGGTGGAGTCTGCAAGAAAGGTTTTCCTGCACCGTTCCGCGACGAGACTGTCCTCAACGACGGGCGCGGGTTCGTCCAGCTGAGGCGACTGGACGACGGACGCAAGATCAAAGTTCGGGGCAACGAGTATACCAACCAGCACGTTGTCCCGTACAACCCGCTCCTCCTGAAGACGATGCGATGCCACATTAACGTCATGCCCTTCGTGAACATGAAGCAAGTTCGCTACATTGTCAAGTACATCACGAAGGGCCCGGACATGGCGGTCATCGAGCAGACTGCGCGAACGACAGGGCATCGCATTCGGGTGAGTTTATCTCATTTCTAAAactttgagaaattttgatgctaacactttgaaatttttgcaattgttcCAGAATGCGAACCGGCTGACTCGTCGTGATCGGATGGCTCTCAGCATGGAGGTGCGCAACTACATCAGCGGCGGCGCCCCCAACGACAACGCCCAGGAGGCGGAGGTGGAGGCGGAGGAAGACGACGACGAACCTTGCAACGGCATCCTCTGCGTCAACGAGATCAAGAAGACCTTGGATTGCATGTACACGACGTCCACAGAGGCAACCTGGCGCACTCTTCAGCTTCCCATGAAGGACATGTTGTTCACGGTGAGTTGAATCGACAATTTGTGTGCGCATTGTCTGAGTGTaatgttgtttgtttttcattttttcccacAGGTGTACGACTTGAAGGTACACACTGAGGAGGAGACGCCGGTCTTCTGGAGGGCGCGTGGACAGGAGGCGATCGTCGAGGCTGCCACACGGCCTCTCAAGAATACAAGGTTCCTCGGTTTCATGGACGTCTGCAGGAACGCGCTTGACCCTGAGGAGCTCGCCCTGCTGAACCGCATCAAATTTGTGGAGCTGCCTCAACACTACGTGTGGAATGACAAGGACCGCGTCTGGACACGCCGCAAGAGGGGAGGCGAGAAGATCATCGGCGTCGTCTCCACCGTCAGCCCCAAGAACATCCAACGGTACTGGCTGCGCGCCATCGTTCAACACAGAGCGTTCATCACCAGGTTggttctttaaaatatataattaccAATTTATTCTCTTCACGacctttctttttttcacAGCTACCAGGACGCCAAAACCGTTGATGGGGTTGAGTACGCCACCTTCCGCGAGGCAGCTGTGGCCCTGGGACTTGCTCGCAACGACCTTGAGCACCTCAACTGCCTGCGGGAGGCGGCGGGGATGGAAGCGACGCCGTTCGCCATGCGCATCCTGTTTCTCCTCTTGCTCCTCCACGCAGCACCAGCAAGGCCGGCTCAGCTCTTCGAGCAAGTTTGGGAGAGCTTGGTCGGCGAATTCCACCTGAGACGCGACCCCGAAGGAAGTCGACTCCGCGTGCTGCGCTACCTCGCCAGGAAGCTGCTGCTCAACAACGCTCCCCTGGACGAGGAGCTGTTCGCGGAGATCAACATCGACGAGCTCCGCGCCACCATCGATGACGACATGACGGTGGACGAGGCAGTGGACGACGACGTCATCCCTGACGGTGCCGCTGTCCAAGGTGAGATTtctttttcagaattttaactcGGAATTATATGTTTATTAACAATCGCTCCACCGACTTTGATTTCAGATCAGTACGACAGACTGAACGTCCAACAGCAGGAGGTGGTGGACACCATCATGGAGGCCGTGCTGGACTACTCGTCGCCCGACCACCTCGACCAGTGCCGGCTCTTCTTCATGGAAGGTCCAGCCGGCACCGGCAAGACCCACACGTACAGAGTCATCGTGCAGAAGCTGGCGCTGATGGGCATGTCCACCATCAACATGGCGTTCACCGGAGTCGCGGCCGCCCTTCTCGACAACGGACGCACCCTTCACTCTGCCCTTGGCCTGCCCATCCCTCTCACCAGGGACTCGGAGTCTCACCTTCAGCCCCAGTCTACaaagtaagaaataaatgtgcaaacaattttttgaatctgAAAATAACCACATTTTGTGTTTGTCTGTTCGCAGCTACAAGTTGGTTCAGGGTGCCAGCCTCGCGATCATCGACGAGGTCACGATGGCGTCCGTGAACGCCTACAAGGCGGCGGACAGGCTGTTCACCCGAGCCAAGGACCCTGAGTCAACTTCGCCGTTTGGAGGCTGCCCGGTGCTCTTCGGAGGGGATCTCCGTCAACTGTGTCCGATCCCCAATCAGAACGAGACAGTTGACGAGATCCACTTCAGGAACTCCGAGCTGTTGGCGCAGTGCCAAGTTCTCCATCTGACAGAGAACATGAGGGCCAACGAGGACGAGCGCGACTTCGCCCAGCTTCTCAAGACCATCGGCGAAGGTTCCCACCCGTGCCCTCCAGAACTTCCCGAAGGTTCCTTTGTCGTCCCTGACGAGTGGATCCTGCCCAACAACAACCTGGACCAGTTGATCCACTGGACCTTCGGCGACGATCCGTCTGTTGAGGGCGAGGACTGCGCCATCCTGACGGCCAAGAACGACGACTGCAGGAAGATCAACAACCGCGTAAGTTTGAAACTGAATATTAGActtgatatttatataaacttgaagggaatttttacaactttgtgcttcttaaaatgtatttcaaattgtgaTTTACATTAATGAATGTGTTTTATGTTCTTATGCTTTCAGATCTTGGCCAAGATGGCGGGACCTGAAGAGGTTTCAGTCCTGCTGTCCGAGGACAGCGTTGTCGACGACGATCCCAACAACCCTCTCGTCGACGACGGTGGAGACCTTCCCGAAGACCGCCGCCTCATCCAGCTGGACGAACTCCACATCCTGAACCCTCCCGGCCTGCCCTACCACGACCTTAACATCAGGGTCGGTGCCATTGCCATCATCATCCGAAACCTCGATGTCGCCAGCGGGATCGTCAATGGCACCAGGGTTTGCGTCGAGGACTTCACCAGAAACAGGGTCAGGGTGAGAGTTCTCAGCGGTGCCGACCGGATTAGAGGACGCGTCATCGAGCTGCCGAGGATCGAATTCGTCGGAGATGTCAGCCCGCTCGTCAAGATGAGAAGAATTCAGTTTCCTCTCAAGATTGCGTTCGCCATGACCATCAACAAGAGCCAGGGCATGACTCTGCGCAAGGTTAGTTGTTCATCAAACGTTGCAATCACATATATATTCTAACTTTGTTCTccaactttgatttcaggtcGGCGTTTTTCTCCGCAGATATCTGTCCGACCACGGCAAGCTCTACGTCGCTCTCAGCAGAGTACGTAGAGCTCAGGACATCAGGATGGTGCTGTGTCCGGACGACAGGCAGGGACGGCATCCGGACACCGGGGCATGGTTCACCCACAACGCGGTCCGCCATCACCTGTGGAACCTCGAGGAACCGCCGGCACCACCACGGCCGGAAGAAGAAGTTCCTCCTCCTGTCCAGCTTTTCACAGGACATGTGAGTTTCAGACAAAAGGTAAATTTCCAAACTTTTATTGAtcgtttcttttcattttccaggACAACTGCGTTGTGGAGCCTGCCGTGTCTGATGATGGACAGGATGAAGACGACGACAGAGAGGACGACGACGGCGAggatgacgacgacgacgacgacgactacgacgacgacgacgactacGAGATGGACGACGGTGACGAAGAGGACGAAGACGTCAACTGGCGACCGCCCCGCCCTTTGACCCCGCTGGAAGAGCCCGTCGACGCTGCTCAAGCTGAGTTGAACTTGGCCACCTTCATGGAGGAGCTCGCAGAGGTGAGAAATACTTTGACAAacctgaaatattatttaacctgaaaatttaaactaacaaCATctgaaaagttagaaaaaaCACCTGAAAAAAAGAACGCActtggtaaataaaatcatcccTTTGCTTTCAGCGCGACCGCGAACGTGGACGTCCACCAATGCCTGAAGAAGGATCGCCCAGGCAGAGATTTCAGCAGCGATTCTTCAGCCAGGAAGTGATGAACGAGTTCACGTTTGATGGCCGCGGCTCCCATCCTGATGACATCGCGGAGTTGGTCGACGAGGACGACGACAACTGGGAGCCGATGCCGCAAGAAGACCTGGACGAGCAGTGCGCCTCAGCGATCGTGCACGTCCTCCGTTCCCCGAGGATCACCAGCAACCTCAACACCCAGGAACGAGACGAGCGCCAGCAAGAGCACCTGATGGAGGTCTACTTTGAGGACATTCGACGGGAAAATGAACATCATCGTTCCCCGAGCGTCGCCAGCAACCTCAACACTCAGGAACGACATGACCGCCAGCAGGAGCGCCTGACGGAGATCTACTTTGAGGACGTGAGGCGGGAAAACGAACATCTCCAGATGCAGCCCCAAACATCACTGCCAACAGCCGACTGGAGGTCCCGTTTCAACAGTGAAGACTTCTTGGACGACGGCGCCGATTTCTCTGTCTTCACAAAGTTCGACGCTGAAAATCCAGCTAGCGTCGGCCACTTCAAGAAGATGGCAGAGCAGAGTTGGCTCAAAAGACATCCCAACTTCAAGATCTCCGAAACGGACCTTCGAGACGCCGGGCCTTCAACATCAGGGACCAGCAACAAAAGGGCGGCCGCGGTCTCCAACACGCCGGGATCGGTAAGACACTTTGAAATTCGCTTGCAATTCATACTAtgacactttaaatttttctgtttcaggaCAACCCACCTCCACCAAAGAGGACACCGGCCAGGCTGAGATTGGACGACGAGGACAACGACGACTTGACATCGTGTTTCCTGAGCTTGCAGTTGCAGGTAAttgatatttgaattaaaattttgacaatttaacTTACTCTATTCTTTTGCAGCTTCCAGAACTGCTCAACGAGGCTCTGCAAAACACAGAGGCTCGTGAACAAGCCGAGCGGTTGCAACACCAAGGAGCGTTCCTACCCGCCGCTGCCTTCCAACCTGAGTTCCTGGGCTTGCAGCGGACCGGGCAATTCGGCACTCAAGAGCCACAACTGCGCGCCAGGGAACAAGATCCTCGCCAAGTCCACTCGCAGCCTCCAGAGTCCGACTTCCTGAGAGTGATGACCCACTGGATGGAGGTAGATACCAGCTCGGAAGACGACCAGATGCAGTGAGTGATTCGACCCTTCGATTGACACTTTAGtttgatttcctttttttccatGCGGCAAGTCGGGGTTTCAAGCAAATCAGCGCGGCGACCAATCGGATGAGCCAGCTCTTCACGCCACCAAGCGTTCACTTCTCTCTAGAGCGTCGGAGATCTTTAGAGATTTGGACGCTAGGTGGCGTGAAGAGCTGGCtcatctgattggtcgccgcgcTGATTTGCTACATATTACTTACTTTCTGACTTTCCGCTCATTTTCAACTTATATccaatttgtgttttatttgagtttcattaatttcttctCATTCCTGTTTGAAATGTATCTTCCAACTTAAGAGCAAGTCGTGGTTTCAAGTAAATCAGCGCGGCAACCAATCGGATGAGCCAGCTCTTCACGCCACCAAGCGTCCACTTCTCTCTAGAGCGTCGGAGATCTTTAGAGATTTGGACGCTAGGTGGTGTGAAGAGCTGGCtcatctgattggtcgccacGCTGATTTACTACACATTCCTTACTTTCTGACTTTTCGCTCATTTTCAACTTATTTccaatttgtgttttatttaaatttcattaattttttctcattcctGTTTGATAATATGTAACTTCCTACTTaagaatttataatattaaactgTATTTGAAAAGCAACCTAGATTATTGTAACTTCAAACGactgaataaataaagacttattattgtaattccTGATTAGACTTAgaataaagtaatttaatttgtaatatgtAATCTGCGATAGTTGTAATCGATGagacttgaattaaaatgtttaatttttgtgatagaATTGACACTTCCATGTAAATGCACATAAAATTACTGTAAATTTATCGAATTGTATTAAACACATTGTAATAAATCGTAATAAGCAATCCTTTGTAATACTGAGACCTGAAATAAATTgccattgttattttttaaaattaatttcaactttttaatttcctcaaaaaacCCTTCATAGTGCcagttttagaaaattgtgaaatagtataatatttaaaatcacccTTTGATTCGTTTCCTTTCGCCCAGCTCGGCGCACGAAAGCTCGACTTCGGTCGGTCGAAAAACACGGTTTTTCTTGAGCAATTGAACGCGTAAATGGATTTTGACAAAAGAGGTCTCAAATGAAAGGTATCATCGAGCTTAACAAAATGACCTACCCTgacaacctttctcagggtatcccgacctgagatccttcCCGCAGCCAGTTTTTAACGCATTTTCTTCGATTTTGGCCACATTTGACTGTACCTGACGACGAAATTTAACCTTCAGCCATTCCCGACCTTCCccaggtcgcgcgacctgatTTCTGCTTTTCGCCGGATTCGCCGGCTTTGAAACTGCCGTTGCTTCCTATTGTCACTTTGGCGTGATATCTCCATCAATTTCGTCGTTTTCTTGCGATATTTGAGATTTCGACGACGCCGCTTCGGCGCCACggtgtaattttcaaataaattcaacggATCAACGGATTTCAGCCCGCGAGATCTCTATCAATTCGTCTTCGCTATCCCTTCCACCTAACCCAACCTGACAATCTTTCCAAGGGTAGGCCGACCTGAAATCCGCCCGGGACcaacttttcgcgattttttttaacgccGAGGATCTCTCAGACCCCACCGCTCGCCACTTCGCAGACTCTCGACGCGATTCGCGAAAAATGCCAAGGATTCACACCTCGCGAACGTTCTGCCCGCCCGCCTCGGTCGTCACGCGCCCGCAGGGCGGCAGGCGCCGCGGGGACCGGAGGTCCCCGCGGCGCGCGCAGCCGGGAGGGCCGGAGGCCCGGAGGGCGGCCGCGAAGCGGCCGTCGGCGCGCGCAGCGCCAAGCGTGCAACGCTTGTTCCTTCTATACTAATACGCGACGGCGGGTACGCTTTTTTGCGCTTCGACCCTGCCGAGACCGGTTTCCGAACCCCCTCCCCGGATGCCCCCGGCTGCCCAAAGAGTTTTGCCGCCGGGCCCATAGGGGCCCCGCAGGGGCCCCCGACGTAAAACGCATCCCTATCTcccaatgtaaaaaaatcggcaattcGGCCCCGATCGCCGCCAAACCCGGGTGGCCGACGAGGGGGCGTGCCAAACCGAGATTCCCATGGGCAAAACCGCCATCTtgcccataggcgaattaataaaaaaataaaaccgaaaaaacactttttacgTGCATTTTGCGGCGACGGGGGTTGAAGGGGGAGGACGGGGGTGGCGGCGGGTTCGATCTTATTCAGAATTTTGCGGCGAACACGCAGAACACCGGTTTTTGATCGTAGCACGAACAGGCGCAAAGTTATTcccatttaaagtggaaaaaacgcGAAATGGACATTCCACAATTTCGGTTTTCGGGGCCTAGCCAGGGCCCTGTGGGACCGAATACCGACTTTGAGGCACCAAAAAATTCGGTTTGGCAGCGCGCATCTGGGCATGCGCGGTTTTGCAAAATCCGAGCATTTTTCGAAACGCGGCGCCGCTTTGGAGgccgaaattttccaaaaatcctaattttttgcaactttttcgTCGCGATTTTCCCAGCTAACCGAGGTTTTCCCTGAGATGCCGCCTAATTGTGAAAACTAGGCAAGGGTCGATCTTCATTCTCAGAGAGTTTCACCCAAATCGGTGCACATTATTTTCCGCTACGGCGCCGCCAAGAATGGTGCTTTTTGCCTAAATATTTCGAAAACGGGAATTGGGGAGTTTTCGAAAGGGGTGCATGGGGGCGGCGATGGTGTCTATCCTACGCAGAATTTTGCGGCGAACACGGAGAACACCGGTTTTCGATCGTAGCACCAACAGATccaaagttattaatttttgaacttgaAAAAACGCAAAGTGGACATTCCACAATTTCGGTTTTCGGGGCCTAGCCAGGGCCCCGTGGCACCGCGGACCGACTTTGAGGCACCAAAAAATCCGCCTCAGCGGCGCGCATCTGGGCATGTgcggttttgcaaaatttgaccatCTCGAGCGAAACCGCGCCACTttgaaattgccaattttgGCCAAAGTCGCAATGTCGCAATTTCAAACGCGATTTCTGCCCGAACCCGAATTTGTTGAAACATCCGGGTATCACCAGTTGCAGACCATCGGTCGGGGAATATTTTGAAGGGTATTTGAAAAATCGCaagccataaaattttgagcaaaatcgatttaaccctttttttagggtttttttGACTTTGGaaaatcgtggaaattttCCGGGACAAGATTTCGACATGCCACAAATGtcaattaaagataatttatctgc is part of the Cloeon dipterum unplaced genomic scaffold, ieCloDipt1.1 scaffold_12_ctg1, whole genome shotgun sequence genome and harbors:
- the LOC135947640 gene encoding uncharacterized protein LOC135947640, with translation MAGLARLANTIFMERVAAELARRLAMSQEDAPNAQPEVVAQEPTQPRRSRRIATRSSASSTRSDAARADPVPDDQESEGNRRKPRGRSAPAAAGQTSARRGRRSGKVQHEGVQLDDDEHPEPAEVVRDPARRRTSRRISSRLSAASSVNTSDTSLGGVADAGPVVAADVQVVQAPGGPGGPGGPGGSDDPGDSGGDDDNGGPADAADGSEGEAATPVLTPEDQQDANFEPPEWVRRQVGLPIPRAPTVPIVIQQDNHDYHPDPRRPAQPPRGLRGERDIRNYNRAVREGTYNAARGPLPDNVQRFPLGTFGGDPDNDGGIYRCRHCRAWFFPAELTPDDIARGLYTCCTRGKVPILPAEDYPEELVFVLRDHKRHVRTINLLIAPAQFEAKRVQFPTTPGRRAPNIYKIHGQTHAYLPPLDPRPAANEAGTAAGGRPGVQQRRNCQLIGFVTPQRVAEQVVGGLTHQKPPEDVVATIVEYMEENNPYFKMFSLAHMYIDEELRNNGTVGEVTIVFKNPNRDKVTLRHNTHALPAEENEVAALFAAGGEPDGMNTFVVKDGQRVRLKPTDPNRDALVYPLMYPKGVVGWHPNIQHVGPNVTATRNRVTMNEFYKFKMYRRRPLQVELNCGTLTQQFVIDQWVRINQNRFSFLEYGLDQELMFASRRDLVEYMEKIADDMSYEVGRSVVLPRSFQYGDEAMKTLFQHAIASIKRTGVPTFFVTMTANPRELEFDDIPGFDSNDGSLNSDIVCRAFWAKVLKLKKMLLDDQVMGHVTNYIFVTEFQKRGLPHIHLILTTSSPLVNPGDVDAYVSTSIPDEHRDPELHDTVKRYMLHRCTYLCAGGRGGVCKKGFPAPFRDETVLNDGRGFVQLRRLDDGRKIKVRGNEYTNQHVVPYNPLLLKTMRCHINVMPFVNMKQVRYIVKYITKGPDMAVIEQTARTTGHRIRNANRLTRRDRMALSMEVRNYISGGAPNDNAQEAEVEAEEDDDEPCNGILCVNEIKKTLDCMYTTSTEATWRTLQLPMKDMLFTVYDLKVHTEEETPVFWRARGQEAIVEAATRPLKNTRFLGFMDVCRNALDPEELALLNRIKFVELPQHYVWNDKDRVWTRRKRGGEKIIGVVSTVSPKNIQRYWLRAIVQHRAFITSYQDAKTVDGVEYATFREAAVALGLARNDLEHLNCLREAAGMEATPFAMRILFLLLLLHAAPARPAQLFEQVWESLVGEFHLRRDPEGSRLRVLRYLARKLLLNNAPLDEELFAEINIDELRATIDDDMTVDEAVDDDVIPDGAAVQDQYDRLNVQQQEVVDTIMEAVLDYSSPDHLDQCRLFFMEGPAGTGKTHTYRVIVQKLALMGMSTINMAFTGVAAALLDNGRTLHSALGLPIPLTRDSESHLQPQSTNYKLVQGASLAIIDEVTMASVNAYKAADRLFTRAKDPESTSPFGGCPVLFGGDLRQLCPIPNQNETVDEIHFRNSELLAQCQVLHLTENMRANEDERDFAQLLKTIGEGSHPCPPELPEGSFVVPDEWILPNNNLDQLIHWTFGDDPSVEGEDCAILTAKNDDCRKINNRILAKMAGPEEVSVLLSEDSVVDDDPNNPLVDDGGDLPEDRRLIQLDELHILNPPGLPYHDLNIRVGAIAIIIRNLDVASGIVNGTRVCVEDFTRNRVRVRVLSGADRIRGRVIELPRIEFVGDVSPLVKMRRIQFPLKIAFAMTINKSQGMTLRKVGVFLRRYLSDHGKLYVALSRVRRAQDIRMVLCPDDRQGRHPDTGAWFTHNAVRHHLWNLEEPPAPPRPEEEVPPPVQLFTGHDNCVVEPAVSDDGQDEDDDREDDDGEDDDDDDDDYDDDDDYEMDDGDEEDEDVNWRPPRPLTPLEEPVDAAQAELNLATFMEELAERDRERGRPPMPEEGSPRQRFQQRFFSQEVMNEFTFDGRGSHPDDIAELVDEDDDNWEPMPQEDLDEQCASAIVHVLRSPRITSNLNTQERDERQQEHLMEVYFEDIRRENEHHRSPSVASNLNTQERHDRQQERLTEIYFEDVRRENEHLQMQPQTSLPTADWRSRFNSEDFLDDGADFSVFTKFDAENPASVGHFKKMAEQSWLKRHPNFKISETDLRDAGPSTSGTSNKRAAAVSNTPGSDNPPPPKRTPARLRLDDEDNDDLTSCFLSLQLQLPELLNEALQNTEAREQAERLQHQGAFLPAAAFQPEFLGLQRTGQFGTQEPQLRAREQDPRQVHSQPPESDFLRVMTHWMEVDTSSEDDQMQ